Proteins co-encoded in one alpha proteobacterium HIMB5 genomic window:
- a CDS encoding phenylalanine--tRNA ligase, beta subunit (PFAM: tRNA synthetase B5 domain; Ferredoxin-fold anticodon binding domain; B3/4 domain; Putative tRNA binding domain~TIGRFAM: phenylalanine--tRNA ligase, beta subunit, non-spirochete bacterial) — translation MKITYDWLKDHLKTNQTEGKLLEQLTNVGLEVEGVESLSEGQDLFKVAKILKTKKHPDADRLKVCDVDVGDKEIKTVVCGAPNAREGLLTIYAPPGAVIPKSGLKLVVAKIRGVTSYGMLCSESELKLSDESEGITELPSSKYSKKIGKNYFEKPSSNLIDLSITPNRPDCLGIRGIARDLAASGFGTLKEIKLKKLKSASKRKIKISLKKEKNQACSVFGSCLITNVKNTESPEWLKQKLISIGQKPISAIVDITNYMMFDNNRPLHVFDADKIEKELIVRNSKKGEKFDALDNKIYTLDENMCVISDNKGPLALGGIMGGIRSGTQMDTKNVLIESAYFDPTVTRKTAKKLNIDSDAKFRFERGIDPKSIEEGLIRSASLIQEICGGEIGKVEIQKIKNFKTTEINFDQKLFEKIMGLKISSSEVSNILNNLGFKIKKSKKLLKLQVPSWRPDISQPIDVVEELARIKGYDKIKTIEPEKARLKPTLNKTQKLFHFLQRAVASKGYHEVVTWSFTDDKFNNLFKGENKEIKIINPISSDLGVLRNSIYSNLTMYLNKNIDRGYKDISLFEIGPVFTGKNPGDQITVVCGISTGKKSRLSWIEKERDVDVFDVKRDVIQTLSEAGYNPEKFVIDDETPNYYHPGKSGRIFLNAGKENVAAYFGELHPSIIKDIDMKTNVLTGFEIFLENLKQPKKTLNDQKSKYSVSDFQKSERDFAFIIDKKVKAQDLIKIISNVDKNLIQSVKIFDLYEGDNIPEEKKSIALNVTIQSSEKTLKDKDLENLNNLIIKSVEDKTGAKIRS, via the coding sequence ATGAAAATAACTTATGATTGGTTAAAGGATCATTTAAAAACAAATCAAACTGAGGGAAAGTTATTAGAACAACTAACCAATGTAGGTTTGGAGGTAGAAGGTGTTGAGAGCTTATCTGAAGGACAAGATTTATTTAAAGTTGCAAAAATACTAAAAACAAAAAAACATCCTGATGCTGATAGATTAAAAGTGTGTGATGTAGATGTTGGAGACAAAGAAATTAAAACAGTTGTTTGTGGAGCTCCGAATGCAAGAGAAGGTTTATTGACAATTTATGCACCTCCGGGGGCAGTTATACCTAAAAGTGGATTAAAATTAGTGGTTGCTAAAATAAGAGGAGTTACTTCCTATGGTATGCTTTGTTCTGAATCAGAATTAAAATTATCTGATGAAAGTGAAGGGATTACAGAATTACCATCATCAAAATATTCAAAGAAAATTGGAAAAAATTATTTTGAAAAACCAAGCTCAAATTTAATTGATTTGTCTATCACACCTAATAGACCAGATTGCTTAGGTATAAGAGGAATTGCTAGAGATCTTGCAGCATCAGGTTTTGGAACACTCAAAGAAATAAAATTAAAGAAATTAAAATCAGCGAGTAAACGAAAAATTAAAATCTCATTAAAAAAAGAGAAAAATCAAGCTTGCTCAGTTTTTGGAAGCTGCTTAATAACAAATGTAAAAAATACTGAAAGTCCAGAATGGTTAAAACAAAAACTAATTTCAATTGGACAAAAGCCAATTTCAGCAATTGTGGATATTACAAATTATATGATGTTTGATAACAATAGACCACTCCATGTTTTTGATGCTGATAAAATTGAAAAAGAACTAATAGTTAGAAATTCAAAAAAAGGTGAAAAGTTCGATGCTTTAGATAATAAAATTTATACTTTAGATGAAAACATGTGTGTTATTAGCGACAATAAAGGACCATTGGCATTAGGCGGAATCATGGGTGGCATAAGATCTGGAACACAAATGGATACAAAAAATGTTTTAATTGAGTCTGCTTACTTTGATCCAACAGTTACAAGAAAAACTGCAAAAAAATTGAATATCGACTCTGATGCAAAGTTTCGATTTGAAAGAGGTATAGATCCTAAATCGATTGAGGAAGGATTAATTAGGTCAGCAAGCCTTATTCAAGAAATTTGTGGTGGTGAAATTGGAAAAGTAGAAATTCAAAAAATTAAAAATTTTAAAACTACTGAGATTAACTTCGATCAAAAATTATTTGAAAAAATAATGGGTCTAAAAATATCAAGTTCTGAAGTATCTAATATTTTGAATAATCTTGGATTTAAAATTAAGAAAAGCAAAAAACTATTGAAGCTACAAGTCCCATCTTGGAGGCCAGATATTTCTCAACCAATAGATGTTGTTGAAGAATTAGCAAGAATTAAAGGTTATGATAAAATAAAAACAATAGAACCTGAAAAGGCAAGATTAAAACCGACATTAAATAAAACTCAAAAGTTATTTCATTTTCTGCAAAGAGCTGTTGCATCAAAAGGTTATCATGAAGTTGTTACGTGGTCTTTTACAGATGATAAATTCAATAATTTATTCAAAGGTGAAAATAAAGAGATTAAGATTATAAATCCTATAAGTTCTGATTTAGGTGTTTTGAGGAATTCAATATATTCTAATTTAACAATGTATCTCAATAAAAATATAGATAGAGGCTATAAGGACATTTCTTTATTTGAAATCGGACCCGTGTTCACTGGTAAAAATCCTGGTGATCAAATCACGGTAGTTTGTGGTATTAGCACAGGAAAAAAATCTAGATTGTCATGGATTGAAAAAGAGAGAGATGTTGATGTTTTTGACGTTAAAAGAGATGTTATTCAAACGTTATCTGAAGCAGGTTATAATCCAGAAAAGTTTGTTATAGATGATGAAACTCCAAATTATTATCATCCAGGAAAGTCTGGAAGAATATTTTTAAATGCTGGTAAAGAAAATGTAGCTGCTTATTTTGGTGAATTACATCCAAGCATAATTAAAGATATTGATATGAAAACAAATGTTTTAACTGGTTTTGAGATTTTCTTAGAAAATTTAAAACAACCTAAAAAAACACTGAATGATCAAAAATCAAAATATTCTGTTTCTGATTTTCAAAAATCAGAGAGAGACTTTGCATTTATTATTGATAAAAAAGTAAAAGCCCAGGATTTGATTAAAATAATTTCTAATGTAGATAAAAACTTAATACAAAGTGTAAAAATTTTTGATCTCTATGAAGGAGATAATATTCCTGAAGAAAAAAAATCTATAGCTTTAAATGTTACAATACAATCAAGTGAAAAAACTTTAAAAGATAAAGATCTTGAGAATTTAAACAATTTAATCATCAAATCTGTTGAAGATAAAACTGGTGCTAAAATAAGATCATAA
- a CDS encoding phenylalanine--tRNA ligase, alpha subunit (PFAM: tRNA synthetases class II core domain (F); Aminoacyl tRNA synthetase class II, N-terminal domain~TIGRFAM: phenylalanine--tRNA ligase, alpha subunit), translating into MSDLKNIHEEYMTKLKEKLSLDQINQIKSELFGKNGLISSQFKTLGSLDENKRKEFASELNKIKDELQNTISEKLKDLELKKINEKLENEKVDITLPERPIVRGKIHPVSQTIDEISSIFSEIGFSVEEGPDIENQYNNFTALNTPDYHPARDMHDTFYLDEQKEILLRTHTSPVQIRTMLKDKPPFKIIAPGRTYRSDSDQTHAPMFHQVEGLHIDKDINMGHLKGCLNYFIKEFFEVDKIKMRFRPSHFPFTEPSAEVDIGYEIKDGKIVIGEGDQWLEILGCGMVHPNVLRNVKVDPDKFQGYAFGIGIDRLAMLKYGINDLRAFFECDYRWLNHFGFDPLDVPTNYRGLSR; encoded by the coding sequence ATGTCAGACTTAAAAAATATTCATGAAGAATATATGACTAAGCTAAAAGAAAAATTAAGCTTAGATCAAATAAATCAAATAAAATCAGAACTGTTTGGAAAAAATGGGCTTATTTCCTCTCAATTTAAAACATTAGGTTCACTTGATGAAAATAAAAGAAAAGAATTTGCCTCTGAACTGAATAAAATTAAAGATGAATTACAAAACACTATTTCAGAAAAACTCAAAGATCTAGAATTAAAAAAAATTAATGAAAAATTAGAAAATGAAAAAGTAGATATTACTTTACCAGAAAGACCTATTGTGAGAGGAAAAATTCATCCTGTATCACAAACAATAGATGAAATTTCATCTATATTTTCAGAAATTGGTTTTAGTGTGGAAGAAGGACCTGATATTGAAAATCAATATAATAATTTTACAGCATTAAATACCCCCGATTATCATCCAGCAAGAGATATGCATGACACATTTTATCTTGATGAACAAAAAGAAATATTATTAAGAACACACACTTCACCAGTGCAAATAAGAACTATGCTTAAAGACAAACCACCATTTAAAATCATTGCACCTGGAAGAACATATAGGTCAGATAGTGATCAAACACATGCACCAATGTTTCATCAAGTAGAAGGATTGCACATAGATAAAGACATCAATATGGGTCACTTAAAAGGATGTCTTAATTATTTTATTAAAGAGTTTTTTGAAGTTGATAAAATTAAGATGAGGTTTAGACCAAGCCATTTTCCTTTCACAGAACCATCTGCCGAAGTAGATATTGGTTATGAAATTAAAGATGGCAAAATAGTTATCGGAGAAGGAGATCAATGGTTAGAAATTTTGGGTTGTGGGATGGTTCATCCAAATGTTCTAAGAAATGTAAAAGTTGATCCAGATAAATTCCAAGGTTATGCTTTTGGAATTGGAATTGACAGACTTGCAATGCTTAAATATGGAATAAATGACTTAAGAGCATTCTTTGAATGTGATTACAGGTGGTTAAACCATTTTGGTTTTGATCCATTAGATGTTCCAACCAATTATAGAGGATTAAGTAGATGA
- a CDS encoding ribosomal protein L20 (PFAM: Ribosomal protein L20~TIGRFAM: ribosomal protein L20) — MARVKRGVTSKAKHKKVLKAVKGQWGRRKNTIRVAKQAMEKAMQYAYRDRRNKKRDFKSLWIQRINAGVRAEGLTYSKFINGLNKCGITIDRKILAEIAYDSPEAFKTIVHKAQSALN, encoded by the coding sequence ATGGCAAGAGTTAAAAGAGGTGTAACTAGCAAAGCAAAACATAAAAAAGTTTTAAAAGCTGTTAAAGGCCAATGGGGCAGAAGAAAAAATACTATTAGAGTTGCTAAACAAGCAATGGAAAAGGCAATGCAGTACGCTTACAGAGACAGAAGAAATAAGAAAAGAGACTTCAAATCTTTGTGGATACAAAGAATTAATGCTGGCGTAAGAGCTGAAGGTTTAACATACTCAAAATTTATTAATGGCCTTAATAAGTGCGGAATTACAATAGATAGAAAAATTCTTGCAGAAATTGCTTATGACAGCCCAGAAGCATTTAAAACTATCGTTCATAAAGCACAATCAGCTTTAAATTAA
- a CDS encoding LSU ribosomal protein L35P (PFAM: Ribosomal protein L35~TIGRFAM: ribosomal protein L35), producing MPKLKTKSSAKKRFKISAKGKVISAQAGKRHGMIKRTNSQIRKLRGTTSLSKQDGKIVKSYMPYSLRG from the coding sequence ATGCCAAAACTAAAGACTAAAAGCTCAGCTAAAAAAAGATTTAAAATTTCTGCAAAAGGAAAAGTGATTTCTGCACAAGCAGGTAAAAGACACGGCATGATTAAAAGAACAAATTCACAAATAAGAAAATTAAGAGGCACTACATCACTATCAAAACAAGATGGTAAAATAGTTAAATCGTATATGCCTTACAGTTTAAGAGGATAA
- a CDS encoding bacterial translation initiation factor 3 (bIF-3) (PFAM: Translation initiation factor IF-3, C-terminal domain; Translation initiation factor IF-3, N-terminal domain~TIGRFAM: translation initiation factor IF-3), whose protein sequence is MADFKQNYFQRRTKDRGPKFNNKITSPDVQVIDSDGENLGVLNTFEAISIAKNKGLDLIEIAPNVNPPVCKIMDMGKFKYDAQKKANLAKKKQKIISLKEIKMRPVTETHDYEFKVKNAKKFIAKGDKVKFTIRFKGRELQHSHLGNELMNKIKEDMKDIGKVELNPKFDGKQMIMVIQPL, encoded by the coding sequence GTGGCAGATTTCAAACAAAATTATTTTCAGAGAAGGACCAAGGATAGAGGACCTAAATTTAATAATAAAATTACCTCTCCAGATGTACAAGTTATAGACTCTGATGGAGAGAATCTAGGCGTGCTTAATACCTTCGAGGCTATTTCAATAGCAAAGAATAAAGGTTTAGATTTAATTGAAATAGCTCCAAATGTAAATCCTCCAGTTTGTAAAATTATGGACATGGGTAAATTTAAATATGATGCTCAGAAAAAAGCTAATCTTGCAAAAAAAAAACAAAAAATAATTTCTTTAAAAGAAATAAAAATGAGACCTGTAACAGAAACTCATGATTATGAATTTAAAGTCAAAAATGCTAAGAAATTTATAGCCAAAGGAGACAAAGTTAAGTTTACAATTAGATTTAAAGGTCGAGAGTTGCAACATTCTCATTTGGGAAATGAGTTGATGAATAAGATTAAAGAGGACATGAAAGATATAGGGAAAGTAGAATTAAATCCCAAGTTTGATGGAAAACAGATGATAATGGTGATTCAGCCCTTATAA
- a CDS encoding threonine--tRNA ligase (PFAM: Anticodon binding domain; Threonyl and Alanyl tRNA synthetase second additional domain; tRNA synthetase class II core domain (G, H, P, S and T); TGS domain~TIGRFAM: threonyl-tRNA synthetase) — MPNITLPDGNSLSFPKKVTGLEIAEKISKSLAKQALIISVDGEQKDLDYVIEKDCSVKIHTSKDKEGLETIRHDTAHITAMAVQELFPGTQVTIGPVIDNGFYYDFARKEPFTEEDLEKIEKKMKEIVDRDEITKREVWERNKAVKHFKDKGEIYKAELIESIPEGEDVSIYFHGEWHDLCRGPHLSSTGKIGKYFKLMKVSGAYWRGDSNNEMLQRIYGTSWSNQKDLDNYLKRLKEAEKRDHRKLGKEMDLFHFREESPGSVFWHEKGWALFQKLINYMRNRQNEAGYKEVNTPEILDRLLWEKSGHWEKYGENMYTSETPDEKVFAIKPMNCPGHIQVFNQGLKSYRDLPLRISEFGKVHRYEPSGALHGLLRVRAFTQDDAHIFCSEEQIASECLIVTNLILDIYKELGFENVILKYADRPEVRVGSDEVWDKAEASLLDAVKASKLEYSINKGEGAFYGPKIEFVLRDAIGRDWQCGTLQVDLNLPERLGASYVDKDGSKKIPVMLHRALFGSLERFIGILIEHYAGKFPFWISPLQTVVIPVSDEFNDYAIDVSNKLKHSGITSITDTKNNNLNYKIRDHSLAKVPLLLICGKKEVDSNSVTIRRLDSNKQENMELNSFIKTYSALNKASSN; from the coding sequence ATGCCTAATATTACCTTACCAGATGGAAACAGTTTAAGTTTTCCAAAAAAAGTTACTGGATTAGAAATAGCTGAGAAGATTAGTAAGTCTTTGGCTAAACAAGCGTTAATAATTAGTGTAGATGGCGAACAAAAAGATCTAGATTATGTTATTGAGAAAGATTGTTCTGTTAAAATTCATACATCAAAAGATAAGGAAGGCTTAGAAACTATAAGACATGATACTGCGCATATTACAGCAATGGCAGTTCAAGAGTTATTTCCAGGAACACAAGTAACCATTGGCCCTGTAATTGATAATGGATTTTATTATGATTTTGCCAGGAAAGAACCTTTTACTGAAGAAGATCTAGAAAAAATAGAAAAAAAGATGAAAGAAATTGTAGATAGGGACGAAATTACAAAAAGAGAAGTTTGGGAAAGAAATAAAGCTGTAAAACATTTTAAGGACAAAGGTGAAATTTATAAAGCAGAATTGATTGAGAGTATTCCCGAAGGTGAAGATGTATCAATTTATTTTCATGGAGAATGGCATGATCTTTGTAGAGGCCCTCATTTATCTTCCACAGGAAAAATCGGAAAATACTTTAAATTAATGAAAGTGTCAGGAGCTTACTGGAGAGGCGATTCTAATAATGAAATGCTTCAAAGAATTTATGGAACTAGTTGGTCTAATCAGAAAGATTTAGATAATTATTTAAAAAGACTAAAAGAAGCTGAAAAAAGAGATCACAGAAAACTTGGAAAAGAAATGGATTTGTTTCACTTTAGAGAGGAAAGTCCAGGTTCAGTTTTTTGGCATGAAAAAGGTTGGGCTCTATTCCAAAAATTAATTAATTATATGAGAAATAGGCAAAACGAAGCTGGATATAAAGAGGTTAATACTCCTGAAATTTTAGACAGATTATTATGGGAAAAATCAGGTCATTGGGAAAAGTATGGAGAAAATATGTACACATCTGAAACTCCAGATGAAAAAGTTTTTGCAATAAAACCCATGAATTGTCCGGGTCATATACAAGTTTTCAATCAAGGTTTAAAAAGTTACAGAGATTTACCATTAAGAATAAGTGAGTTTGGAAAAGTTCATAGGTACGAACCCTCTGGCGCACTACATGGTTTATTGAGGGTAAGAGCCTTCACCCAAGATGATGCACATATTTTTTGTTCAGAGGAACAAATAGCTAGTGAGTGTTTAATCGTTACTAATTTGATTTTAGATATTTACAAAGAATTAGGTTTTGAAAATGTAATACTTAAATATGCAGATAGACCAGAGGTGAGAGTTGGCAGTGATGAAGTTTGGGATAAAGCTGAAGCATCTTTATTAGATGCGGTTAAGGCCTCAAAATTAGAATATAGTATTAATAAAGGTGAAGGTGCTTTTTATGGACCAAAGATTGAATTTGTTTTAAGGGATGCAATTGGAAGAGATTGGCAATGTGGTACACTCCAAGTTGATTTAAATTTACCTGAGAGATTAGGAGCTTCTTATGTTGACAAAGATGGTTCAAAAAAAATTCCAGTAATGCTTCACAGAGCTTTATTTGGATCATTAGAAAGATTTATTGGAATTCTAATTGAACACTATGCTGGAAAATTTCCTTTTTGGATATCACCTTTACAAACAGTTGTAATACCAGTCTCAGATGAATTTAATGATTATGCAATAGATGTCTCTAATAAACTTAAACACTCTGGAATTACATCAATCACAGATACTAAAAACAATAATTTAAATTATAAAATAAGAGATCATTCGCTAGCTAAAGTACCTCTTTTATTAATTTGTGGTAAAAAAGAAGTTGACTCTAATTCAGTAACGATTAGAAGATTGGACTCTAACAAACAAGAAAATATGGAATTAAATTCTTTTATTAAAACATACTCTGCTTTAAATAAAGCATCTTCAAACTAA
- a CDS encoding glycosyltransferase, family 1 (PFAM: Glycosyl transferases group 1), producing the protein MSKMASEFNVLQVIPKLGYGGAETGCFDIAHYLPENNCGSYIVTSGGPLLKFIDKKKVKLIRLPVQSKNPLLIFINAIILIFIILIFRISIVHARSRAPAWSCLVAAKLTGRKYVTTFHGTYNFKSNLKKFYNSVMLRSDLIIAGSNFIFSHIQENYSKYLKFKNKMLVIFRGINVDYFDPTTKIEKEEDELLKSWGIEKKNKKIILLPGRLTSWKGQELFIEAINKVNIELGYEAFHAIILGSDQGRELYKKKLIRLSEQHRLTNQLKFIDHCKDMALAYKVSDIIISSSIEPEAFGRVAVEAQSMEKIIIASNIGGSRETIEDEKTGFLFESGNSSSLSKTILRVLNIDESTLKTMGIEGRKNIKKKFNVEKMCFSTYSEYKKLLN; encoded by the coding sequence ATGAGTAAAATGGCATCTGAATTTAATGTTTTACAAGTAATTCCTAAATTAGGTTATGGAGGAGCAGAAACTGGTTGCTTTGACATTGCACATTACCTTCCTGAAAATAATTGTGGATCCTATATTGTAACCAGTGGTGGACCTTTATTGAAATTTATTGATAAAAAAAAAGTAAAACTAATTAGACTTCCTGTTCAGAGTAAAAACCCACTGTTGATTTTTATAAATGCAATAATTTTAATTTTTATAATATTGATATTTAGAATTTCAATTGTCCACGCAAGAAGTAGAGCTCCCGCTTGGTCATGTTTAGTAGCTGCAAAACTTACTGGTAGAAAGTACGTTACTACTTTTCATGGTACCTATAATTTTAAAAGTAATTTAAAAAAATTTTACAACTCTGTAATGTTAAGGTCAGATTTAATAATTGCAGGATCAAATTTCATATTTTCTCATATTCAAGAAAACTATTCAAAATATCTCAAGTTTAAAAATAAGATGTTAGTAATTTTTCGAGGTATAAATGTTGATTATTTTGATCCAACTACAAAAATTGAAAAAGAAGAAGATGAATTGTTAAAATCATGGGGCATAGAAAAAAAAAATAAAAAAATAATTTTATTGCCAGGAAGATTAACTTCTTGGAAGGGGCAAGAACTATTTATAGAAGCAATTAATAAAGTTAATATAGAGCTTGGCTATGAAGCTTTTCATGCAATTATCCTTGGCAGTGATCAAGGAAGAGAATTATATAAAAAAAAATTGATCAGACTATCTGAACAACATAGATTGACAAATCAATTAAAATTTATTGATCATTGTAAAGATATGGCTTTGGCTTATAAAGTTTCAGATATTATTATATCATCATCAATTGAGCCTGAAGCCTTCGGTCGTGTTGCAGTTGAAGCGCAATCAATGGAAAAAATAATCATAGCAAGTAATATCGGTGGCTCAAGAGAGACTATTGAAGATGAAAAAACAGGCTTTCTATTTGAGTCAGGAAACTCCTCATCATTGAGCAAAACGATTTTAAGAGTTTTGAATATTGATGAATCCACGTTGAAAACAATGGGTATTGAAGGTAGAAAAAACATCAAAAAAAAATTTAATGTTGAAAAAATGTGTTTTTCTACTTATTCAGAATATAAAAAATTATTAAATTAA